The Cricetulus griseus strain 17A/GY chromosome 9, alternate assembly CriGri-PICRH-1.0, whole genome shotgun sequence genome has a segment encoding these proteins:
- the Lair1 gene encoding leukocyte-associated immunoglobulin-like receptor 1 isoform X2, with protein sequence MSLCLATVLALVLCLGQTDDTVKEEACSNGLQVLQKETSSMMAESPICQSEARALDENPGPEGSSRSFGRAKHGLVREEGDTRLGSQIRRINPGHHGYDVFRLERNNMKVKDEENTLHSMTEARFHLGPVDESFAGRYSCIYEKGSNWSPRSEILELMVTREDVTQAPDPGPAVTSDTSWLKTNGIYILIGVSVVFLLCLLLLLLFCFHSHRQKKQGLPNSKNQQQNPQKRLSLVTNGLESTPDIVTDDRLLEDRRTETRVPVSGSLQEVTYAQLDHHALTQRTAEAVTPWSTDAKPESSTYAAIIRR encoded by the exons AGGAGGCTTGCTCTAATGGCCTCCAGGTGCTGCAGAAAGAAACTTCTTCCATGATGGCTGAGAGCCCCATTTGCCAGTCAGAGGCTAGAGCCCTGGATGAGAACCCTGGGCCTGAG GGGAGCAGCAGAAGCTTCGGGAGGGCCAAACATGGAttggtgagggaggaaggggacacccGCCTAGGCAGCCAGATCAGACGAATCAACCCTGGCCATCA TGGGTATGATGTATTCCGCCTGGAGAGGAATAACATGAAAGTCAAGGATGAGGAGAACACTCTCCATTCCATGACAGAGGCTAGATTCCACCTTGGCCCAGTGgatgaaagctttgctggacGCTACTCCTGTATTTATGAGAAAGGGTCCAACTGGTCCCCACGCAGTGAGATCCTGGAGCTGATGGTAACCAGAGAAGATGTCACTCAGGCTCCAGACCCAGGCCCAGCAGTGACCTCAG ACACATCTTGGCTGAAGACCAATGGCATTTAcattctcattggtgtctctgtggtcttcctcctgtgtcttctcctcctcctcctcttctgcttccatAGCCACCGTCAGAAAAAGCAGG GGCTCCCAAACAGCAAGAATCAGCAGCAGAATCCACAAAAGAG GCTCAGCCTAGTTACTAATGGCCTGGAGAGCACACCAG ACATAGTCACAGATGACAGACTTCTtgaggacagaaggacagaaaccCGG gtcccTGTTTCGGGAAGCCTTCAGGAGGTGACATATGCCCAGCTGGACCATCACGCCCTCACACAGAGGACAGCTGAAGCTGTGACCCCATGGAGCACAGATGCCAAGCCTGAGTCCAGCACATACGCAGCCATCATCAGACGCTGA